A stretch of Pempheris klunzingeri isolate RE-2024b chromosome 19, fPemKlu1.hap1, whole genome shotgun sequence DNA encodes these proteins:
- the ccdc82 gene encoding coiled-coil domain-containing protein 82, translating to MESLYKRKMFASMRKTKVDASKRRQIGLPASILDDSDEGSFSSSSSSPGSQSDFQSSPEEDSEQEGRGSGATSSDDSRSVTRKKRSFLGGDDSSSSSSSSGDDEDDEEEDDKQEDRSQPKRMVQPRKRSRLQRQDESDSDHVEEKRRGVEEKAKRRQRHNKLLALSRRMKARVPNRRRSRLKQGASDEEESKEAEDEACGEEDGSGGEKVSKKEAVESERGTEEEKDKEEEEEEVKKK from the exons ATGGAGAGTTTGTACAAGCGGAAAATGTTCGCCTCGATGCGGAAAACCAAGGTGGACGCATCGAAGAGGCGGCAGATCGGCCTACCCGCCTCCATCCTGGACGACAGTGACGAaggctccttctcctcctcctcctcctcccccggATCCCAGTCCGACTTCCAGAGCTCCCCGGAGGAGGACAGTGAGCAGGAGGGCCGCGGCTCTGGGGCGACTTCCAGCGACGACAGCCGCTCAGTGACGCGCAAAAAGCGCTCGTTCCTGGGAGGCGACGACAGCAGCTCCTCGTCCTCCAGTTCCGGAGATGacgaggatgatgaagaggaggacgataagcaggaggacaggagccAGCCGAAGAGGATGGTGCAGCCCAGGAAGCGGAGCAGGCTGCAGCGGCAGGACGAGTCGGACTCGGACCATGTGGAGGAGAAGCGGAgaggggtggaggagaaggcgaagaggaggcagagacacaACAAGCTGCTGGCGCTGTCCCGGAGGATGAAGGCCCGGGTCCCAAACCGGAGGAGGAGCCGCCTGAAGCAG GGTGCTAGTGATGAAGAAGAGTCCAAAGAAGCTGAGGATGAGGCCTGTGGTGAAGAAGAtggaagtggaggagaaaaagtCAGCAAGAAGGAGGCTGTAGAGAGTGAAagaggcacagaggaggagaaagacaaagaagaggaggaggaggaggtgaagaagaagtaG